Proteins encoded together in one Onychomys torridus chromosome 1, mOncTor1.1, whole genome shotgun sequence window:
- the LOC118568956 gene encoding vomeronasal type-1 receptor 2-like, whose amino-acid sequence FISGEKNMVPENLPMGIFFFSLTAVGMLGNWSVLLPFIRSVFTGKSLMPKDQILRHLILANSLVIISRVIPHIMVQLGLQYLLGDLLCKLTLYSNRVARAISLHCTCLLSCFQSITISPSNSRWIKFKHRISKCMARSCSLSWLVHLLLNSKTAIDVIGPDTNKNFTKKIKLGYCSAFVSNNTVTALRLSFHCFIDGLYLGLMVWTSDFMMSILYRHKIQLQHIHSAQHSLRISPEDRATKTILTLVCTFVLSYSMSFILVIYIVAFDNPSLWIINIFTLLDTFFPTFCPFILIHNNKSVPKNHFPCCRRR is encoded by the coding sequence TTTATCTCAGGTGAAAAGAACATGGTTCCTGAGAACTTGCCaatggggatttttttcttttctctaactGCTGTTGGGATGCTTGGCAATTGGTCGGTTCTTCTTCCTTTTATCAGGTCTGTATTCACTGGAAAAAGTCTGATGCCCAAAGACCAAATTTTAAGGCATTTGATTCTAGCCAATTCCTTGGTTATTATCTCAAGAGTAATTCCTCACATAATGGTACAACTGGGCTTGCAATATCTCCTGGGTGACCTTTTATGTAAACTTACTCTCTACAGTAATCGAGTGGCCCGGGCCATTTCCCTGCACTGCACCTGCCTCTTGAGTTGCTTCCAATCAATCACAATCAGCCCCAGCAACTCTAGGTGGATCAAGTTTAAACACAGAATCTCCAAGTGCATGGCTCGGTCCTGCTCACTTAGCTGGCTTGTGCATCTGCTTCTAAACAGCAAAACAGCTATAGATGTGATTGGACCTGATACTAACAAAAACTTCACCAAGAAAATTAAGTTGGGGTACTGCTCAGCATTTGTTTCTAATAATACTGTAACTGCACTGCGTCTGTCATTCCATTGTTTCATTGATGGTCTGTATTTGGGTCTCATGGTTTGGACCAGTGACTTCATGATGAGCATCCTCTATAGGCACAAGATTCAACTACAACACATCCACAGTGCCCAGCATTCTCTCAGAATCTCCCCTGAAGACAGAGCCACAAAAACCATCTTGACTCTTGTCTGTACCTTTGTCCTCTCCTACTCAATGTCCTTCATATTAGTTATCTATATTGTGGCATTTGACAATCCAAGTCTGTGGATAATcaacatatttacattattagATACATTTTTCCCCACATTTTGCCCCTTCATCCTCATCCATAATAACAAATCTGTTCCCAAGAATCATTTTCCCTGCTGTAGGAGAAGGTAA